The genomic DNA ACCTTTGTTAGTAGCGGGTACTTTTTCTATAATTTATTTACAGCCCTTTTTATAGCCTTACCTATTTCCACGCTAGACTGTGGATTTTGTCCTGTAATTAAATGCCCATCTACTACCACATGCGGCGTAAAATTGGGAGCTACATAAAACAAAGCTCCTTCTTCTTTCAACTTACTTTCTAACAAAAACGGAACGCGCTTTTCTAAATGTACAGCTTTTTCTTCATCGTTTGTATAACCTGTTATACGCTTACCGGCAACAAAAAACGAGCTATCCTTATTTTTCACACCGACAAAGGAACTTACTCCGTGACAAACAGCCGCTACAATCCGGTTATCGTTATACATATTCTCAATTAAATTTGCTACATATGGATTACCTGGAAAATCTACAATCGCCCCGTGGCCACCACCAAATAAAACCGCATCATAATCCGAGAAATGAACATTTGAAATCGGCCTCGTATTTTGCAATAAAGAAGCTACATGCTTGAATTCACGAGGTATACCATTCGGAATAGACACTCTATCTATAGGTACTCTCCCGCCTTTTATTGACACAATATCAACATCAAACTTAGCCTTTTTAAATAAATGATAAGGAGCTGCGAGCTCTTCAAGCCACAAACCAGTCGGGTGTCCATTCATATCATGAGCACTTGTTGAAACTAACAGTATCCTTTTCAACTTATCCCCTCCTTATTACCTATTTATGTATGGAGTGTTCTTATCATTCATATAGCAAGTGAAGCAAACAAAAAAATAGCCGACTCTTTGTATAAAAGTCGGCTGCTTTCTTATAGTTCGAGCTCTCCCATACGAAGAAGCTCCACAACTGCTTGTGAACGTCCTTTAACCCCTAGCTTTTGCATTGCGTTTGAGATGTGGTTGCGAACTGTCTTTTCACTTATAAAAAGTTCACCTGCAATTTCCTTCGTTGTTTTATCTTGAACCAGTAATTCAAATACTTCTCTTTCTCTCTTTGTGAGTAAAGGTTTAGATTGATACGCTTTTTCCTTCAACTGGTATAACCCTCCTTGCTTAAGCCAGAGCTGTGTATGTGTAAGTTGGGTGTTTATTTAGTCAAGATATTGTATGAACGAAATGTGCAGGTGGTGAATGAAAATGGGCTTTATTTCCTATGTTATTTTAGACTTTTATACAGTGCGTACACTCTTTTTATCCACTTACTTTCCAGCGCGCCATATTTGTTCTAGCAATATACTTACAACCGTACCTACAAATAAACCATTACCGAATATATATTGCATAACAGACGGCAAGGATTGGAGTGCTCCAGACGGTAAAAACATAACGCCACTTCCAAATAATACTGCCACTCCTAAAATCGTTACATTCCTTTCACTCATCGGCACTTGTTTTATATTATTAAATCCAATTCCAATTAATTGTACGAACGAAGCCATTAAAACAGCCGATGCGACAGCCGATGGTAAAGATGCTAAGTAACGAATAATACTTGGAAAAAGAGACATTACGACTAGTAACGCACATGCCATTAAGAACGATCGTATATATTTTTGTTTTGTTAAGCGTATAAATCCTGCCGTTGCTGGTAACGGAACGATACCTACAGTTGAAAATACGGAGGAAATGATATGCGAAATCCCTCCAACCCACGTACCATCCTTCAACTGTTTTTGTTCAATAGTTGCTTTATGAATGGTAGCTTGATTAATCGCTATAATAGCTGCCACTGTATTTGAAACTAAAATACATACCATAACGAAACTGGATACTGCCATACCAGTATTCCATTTTGGAAGTCCCCAAGCAAACATTTGTGGAAGTTGTACAAAATGAGTTACTTGAGATGGAACCGTCACTTTTCCTGCAATGAGAAAAATAATCCACCCGCTAATTAATCCTATTAAAACTGCATAACTTTTGATAAAACCTCTTCCAAAATTAGACAGTATAATAACGAACAAAAATATACTAAACGCAATTATCGCTGTAAATCCATCGATTTGAGAAATAGTAGCTGTAATTCCTAGCATTCCTTTTAAAAATACACCACTTAATTGTAAACATAATAAAAGTAAAAACGTCCCTGTCACAACTGGCGTAAATAAAAATAAAATACGTCCTATAAAACCAGTTACTCCTAATCCTATTAAAATAACACCGGAGATTATCATTCCTAACTCTAAAATTTGCAGTGTACTATGCAATTGATCTTGTCCGGCAGTTGCATAAGCAAGTACTGTAAATACACCAACCCAAGATCCAGCTGGTCCATCCGCAATTGGAAGTCTATGCCCAATCCATCCTTGTAAGAAAGAAGATATACCAACTACAAAAAACGTACGCTGCATTAAATAAAATATTTCTTCCGTCGTAAGATGAAATAATCCACCAACGACAATTGGTAGTGCGATTGAATTTGCTAATAGAAATATAAACCATTGCAAAGTTCCCATAATATGATTTTGGTTATGTTGATTGTCCAAAATGTCCATCCCTTCTAGCTTTCCTATAAAAAATATATTGTAAGAATAAAAAAGAAGAGTTCTATATTCACAATTAGAACCCTCCCCAAGGTATTTAAACGATTCTTCTACACAAGATTATTGAATTCCAGCTCATTTAAGCTTCCAACAACAATATTTCCTTTATACACGACTAAACTTTTTTCTGTTTGGCGTGCTACCGCTTCAGCAGTGCATGTCGCATTTGTCAAAACAAAGCTCGCTTCATCCCCTACATTCGGCCATACCCGCTTCCCTTCATTATTTAACGTTTCTTTTCCTCCCGTAATAAAGCGAATTGCTTTTCCTAAAGACCTTTCGTCACTCCATCCAAAACGCTCTGCTAATCGATTTGCCTTTTGAAGCATATCACCTGTTCCAAACGGTGACCAATGATCTGTAATACTATCATTTCCTAATGAAACTTTAACACCTTTTTTATCTAATAACGGAATTGGAATTACTTGTTTACCAATTGGTACTGTTGAAGTAATATCAATATTTACAGCTGCGAGTCTTTCTGCCACTTCTTCAGCCTCTTTATCAGTAACACCACCAAGTCCAAGTGCATGACTAATTGTTACACGCCCTCGCCACCCTGCTTCTTCTGTTAAACTTGCCAATCTCTTCATCGTAAACGTTCCAAGATTATTCTCATCGTGTAAATGAATATCAACATCCGCATTAAATTCTACTGCGATATCCATAATTGTATGTAATGATTTTTCAATATCATTATCCACTGTAGCTGGATCTACTCCTCCGACTAGATGAGCACCCATACGCATCGCATCTTTCACGAGTTGCACAGAATTACTGCGCAATAATCCATGTTGCGGAAACGCAACAATTCTACTAGACACTCGATTTTTATATGTTTCTAATGCCGCTAACGTCGCCTCCAAATTACCAAGTCCAATAATCGGATCAACATTACAATGCGTTCTAATATTCGTT from Bacillus cereus G9842 includes the following:
- a CDS encoding purine/pyrimidine permease; translated protein: MDILDNQHNQNHIMGTLQWFIFLLANSIALPIVVGGLFHLTTEEIFYLMQRTFFVVGISSFLQGWIGHRLPIADGPAGSWVGVFTVLAYATAGQDQLHSTLQILELGMIISGVILIGLGVTGFIGRILFLFTPVVTGTFLLLLCLQLSGVFLKGMLGITATISQIDGFTAIIAFSIFLFVIILSNFGRGFIKSYAVLIGLISGWIIFLIAGKVTVPSQVTHFVQLPQMFAWGLPKWNTGMAVSSFVMVCILVSNTVAAIIAINQATIHKATIEQKQLKDGTWVGGISHIISSVFSTVGIVPLPATAGFIRLTKQKYIRSFLMACALLVVMSLFPSIIRYLASLPSAVASAVLMASFVQLIGIGFNNIKQVPMSERNVTILGVAVLFGSGVMFLPSGALQSLPSVMQYIFGNGLFVGTVVSILLEQIWRAGK
- the gerE gene encoding spore germination transcription factor GerE; the protein is MKEKAYQSKPLLTKREREVFELLVQDKTTKEIAGELFISEKTVRNHISNAMQKLGVKGRSQAVVELLRMGELEL
- a CDS encoding type 1 glutamine amidotransferase domain-containing protein, producing MNGHPTGLWLEELAAPYHLFKKAKFDVDIVSIKGGRVPIDRVSIPNGIPREFKHVASLLQNTRPISNVHFSDYDAVLFGGGHGAIVDFPGNPYVANLIENMYNDNRIVAAVCHGVSSFVGVKNKDSSFFVAGKRITGYTNDEEKAVHLEKRVPFLLESKLKEEGALFYVAPNFTPHVVVDGHLITGQNPQSSVEIGKAIKRAVNKL
- a CDS encoding amidohydrolase family protein, which codes for MTVYWLTNVMLESRYTYEEERISRTETELCSLLIEDGRIKKIIEGVVQEEDIVMLDAKHLLMLPAFEEMHIHIDKTYYSGPWKACKPAESIFTRFNEEEKILLKQLATAQDRAENMLELLLRNGATNIRTHCNVDPIIGLGNLEATLAALETYKNRVSSRIVAFPQHGLLRSNSVQLVKDAMRMGAHLVGGVDPATVDNDIEKSLHTIMDIAVEFNADVDIHLHDENNLGTFTMKRLASLTEEAGWRGRVTISHALGLGGVTDKEAEEVAERLAAVNIDITSTVPIGKQVIPIPLLDKKGVKVSLGNDSITDHWSPFGTGDMLQKANRLAERFGWSDERSLGKAIRFITGGKETLNNEGKRVWPNVGDEASFVLTNATCTAEAVARQTEKSLVVYKGNIVVGSLNELEFNNLV